A genome region from Bacteroides stercoris ATCC 43183 includes the following:
- a CDS encoding gamma carbonic anhydrase family protein produces the protein MALIKSVRGFTPEIGENCFLADNATIIGDVKMGRDCSIWFSTVLRGDVNSIRIGNGVNIQDGSVLHTLYEKSTIEIGDHVSVGHNVTIHGAAIRDYALIGMGSTILDHVVVGEGAIVAAGSLVLSNTVIEPGSIWGGVPAKFIKKVDPEQAKELNQKIAHNYLMYSSWYKE, from the coding sequence ATGGCACTAATAAAATCAGTAAGAGGTTTCACTCCGGAAATCGGAGAGAATTGTTTTTTAGCAGATAACGCTACTATCATCGGAGATGTAAAAATGGGACGGGATTGCAGCATCTGGTTCAGTACCGTGTTGCGCGGAGATGTCAACTCCATCCGCATCGGAAACGGTGTAAACATCCAAGACGGAAGCGTACTGCACACCTTATACGAGAAATCCACCATTGAAATAGGCGACCATGTATCCGTAGGCCACAATGTAACCATCCACGGAGCTGCAATCAGGGATTATGCACTTATAGGCATGGGGTCTACCATTCTGGACCATGTCGTAGTAGGCGAAGGCGCCATTGTAGCCGCCGGCTCATTGGTACTTAGCAACACCGTAATAGAACCGGGAAGCATCTGGGGTGGCGTACCTGCCAAATTCATCAAAAAGGTAGACCCCGAACAGGCAAAAGAACTAAACCAGAAGATTGCACACAACTACCTGATGTACTCAAGCTGGTACAAGGAGTAA
- a CDS encoding aminopeptidase P family protein — protein MNLTINERIAALRTHIVQENIQAFIIPSTDPHLSEYVAPHWQSREWISGFTGSAGTVVITAEEAGLWTDSRYFLQAARQIEGTEITLYKEMLPETPSIPAFLNSRLQEGDTVGIDGKMFSAKEVEHLQEALRKSGIHVKSVADPLQLLWKDRPAMPLSPAFIHDTQYAGRSFTEKLAAVRKEMDANGAESLLLSALDEIAWLLNIRGNDVHCNPVVVSYLLIEKNAVHYFIQPQKVTAELTSYFNVNGISVHTYEEIEDYLNHFPARSILADSAKTNYAIYSAINPQCRIIDGTSPVTLLKAIRNKQEIAGIHTAMQRDGVALVKFLKWLEDAVPTGRETEISIDKKLHAFRAAQPLYMGESFDTIAGYKEHGAIVHYEATPETDVTLKAEGFLLLDSGAQYLDGTTDITRTIALGNLTEEEKTDYTLILKGHIALATAVFPEGTRGAQLDVLARLPIWKQHMNYLHGTGHGVGHFLNVHEGPQSIRMNENPIPLQPGMVTSNEPGVYKAGSHGIRTENLLLTVPAGEGMFGNYLKFETITLCPICRKGIIKELLTAEEIEWLNEYHRVVYEKLSPDLDNDEKEWLKEACKPLIINR, from the coding sequence ATGAATTTAACAATTAATGAACGTATTGCCGCCTTGCGGACACACATTGTCCAAGAAAACATACAGGCATTCATCATTCCAAGCACAGACCCTCACCTCAGCGAGTACGTAGCTCCCCACTGGCAGTCGCGGGAATGGATTTCCGGATTTACAGGTTCAGCCGGCACGGTAGTTATAACAGCAGAAGAAGCCGGTTTATGGACCGACTCCCGTTATTTCCTGCAAGCCGCCCGGCAGATAGAAGGAACAGAAATCACATTATACAAAGAGATGTTGCCTGAAACGCCAAGTATTCCGGCATTCTTGAACTCACGCCTGCAAGAGGGAGACACCGTAGGAATAGACGGAAAAATGTTCTCGGCCAAAGAAGTGGAGCATCTGCAAGAAGCATTGAGAAAGAGCGGTATTCATGTAAAAAGTGTTGCCGATCCCCTGCAACTGTTATGGAAAGACCGCCCGGCAATGCCGTTGTCTCCCGCGTTTATTCACGACACACAATATGCCGGCAGGAGCTTTACGGAGAAACTTGCAGCCGTCCGAAAAGAGATGGACGCAAACGGTGCTGAGTCTTTGCTACTGTCGGCACTGGATGAAATAGCCTGGCTGCTCAACATTCGAGGGAATGACGTACACTGCAACCCGGTTGTTGTCAGCTACCTGCTGATAGAGAAAAACGCAGTGCATTATTTCATCCAACCGCAAAAAGTCACAGCAGAGCTAACTTCCTATTTTAACGTTAATGGCATCTCCGTACATACATATGAAGAAATAGAAGATTACCTTAACCACTTCCCTGCAAGAAGCATACTGGCAGATTCCGCCAAAACAAATTACGCCATCTACTCGGCAATCAATCCGCAATGCCGGATAATCGACGGCACATCCCCCGTAACTCTACTGAAAGCCATCCGCAACAAACAGGAGATAGCCGGCATCCATACGGCTATGCAAAGAGACGGCGTGGCATTGGTTAAATTTCTGAAGTGGCTGGAAGATGCCGTCCCTACAGGCCGGGAAACAGAAATCAGTATAGATAAAAAGCTACATGCTTTTCGGGCTGCACAACCACTTTACATGGGCGAAAGCTTTGATACGATTGCCGGCTATAAAGAACATGGAGCCATAGTTCACTATGAAGCCACTCCCGAAACGGATGTAACACTGAAAGCGGAAGGCTTTCTTTTACTGGACTCCGGAGCCCAATATCTGGACGGAACGACAGATATAACCCGTACCATCGCACTTGGCAACTTGACGGAGGAAGAGAAAACCGATTACACCTTAATATTGAAAGGCCATATCGCACTGGCAACGGCGGTATTCCCTGAAGGCACCCGCGGAGCGCAACTGGACGTATTGGCACGCCTCCCGATATGGAAGCAGCACATGAATTATCTGCATGGAACCGGCCACGGAGTGGGACATTTCCTCAATGTACACGAAGGACCGCAGAGCATCCGAATGAACGAGAATCCCATTCCCTTGCAACCGGGTATGGTCACTTCCAACGAACCAGGCGTATACAAGGCCGGAAGCCACGGCATCCGCACCGAAAACCTGTTACTGACAGTTCCTGCCGGCGAAGGTATGTTCGGCAATTATCTGAAGTTCGAGACCATCACGCTCTGTCCTATCTGCCGGAAAGGAATCATCAAGGAATTGCTGACTGCCGAAGAAATCGAATGGCTGAACGAATACCATCGAGTTGTATACGAAAAGCTATCTCCTGACTTAGACAATGATGAAAAAGAGTGGCTGAAAGAAGCATGTAAACCATTAATTATTAACCGATAA
- the rpsU gene encoding 30S ribosomal protein S21: MIVVPVKEGENIEKALKKFKRKFEKTGIVKELRSRQQFDKPSVTKRLKKERAVYVQQLQQVED; this comes from the coding sequence ATGATTGTAGTACCTGTAAAAGAAGGCGAAAACATTGAAAAAGCGCTGAAGAAATTTAAAAGAAAATTTGAAAAGACTGGTATCGTTAAAGAGTTGAGAAGCAGACAACAGTTTGATAAACCGTCTGTGACTAAAAGACTTAAGAAAGAGCGTGCAGTTTACGTTCAGCAACTTCAACAAGTAGAAGATTAA
- a CDS encoding low molecular weight protein-tyrosine-phosphatase — protein sequence MKEKKKILFVCLGNICRSSSAEGVMRHLIEEAGREDEFVIDSAGILSYHQGELPDSRMRAHAARRGYNLTHRSRPVRTDDFYEFDLIIGMDDRNIDDLKERAPSVEACGKIHRMTEYCTKFAHADYVPDPYYGGAEGFEYVLDILEDACAGLLGAVGE from the coding sequence ATGAAAGAGAAGAAAAAGATATTGTTTGTTTGCCTGGGCAACATTTGCCGCTCTTCTTCGGCGGAAGGGGTGATGAGGCATTTGATAGAAGAGGCTGGGCGTGAAGATGAGTTCGTTATCGACTCGGCAGGTATTCTTTCCTATCATCAGGGAGAGCTGCCCGACAGCAGGATGCGTGCCCATGCCGCCCGTCGGGGTTACAACCTGACGCACCGTTCCCGTCCGGTACGTACGGATGATTTCTATGAGTTCGATTTGATTATCGGAATGGATGACCGTAATATTGATGATTTGAAAGAGCGTGCCCCTTCTGTGGAAGCATGCGGAAAGATACATCGCATGACGGAATACTGTACTAAGTTTGCCCATGCCGATTACGTGCCCGACCCTTATTATGGCGGAGCCGAGGGGTTTGAATACGTACTCGATATATTGGAAGACGCCTGTGCAGGATTGCTCGGAGCGGTTGGCGAATAA
- the xerA gene encoding site-specific tyrosine recombinase/integron integrase produces MLLTDSFLDYLLYERNYSEGTVRYYRTDILELQKFGEKLLGDLAPSDVGVDLIREWIVSLMDKGYAPNTVNRKLSSVRTYYKYLLKKGLVAADPLRRVTGPKKKKPLPVFLREGEVDRLLDDVDFGERFEGYRDRLIIEMFYTTGMRLSELIGLDDKDVDFSASLIKVTGKRNKQRLIPFDKELGRSMQEYVNVRNQALPVRSDAFFVRKNGERLGRGIVAYIVRRNLSKVVTVKKRSPHVLRHTFATAMLNNGADLSSIKELLGHESLATTEVYTHTTFEELKKVYNQAHPRA; encoded by the coding sequence ATGCTGTTGACAGATTCTTTTCTCGACTATCTTCTGTATGAACGGAATTATTCTGAAGGTACTGTAAGGTATTACCGGACGGACATTCTTGAGTTGCAGAAGTTTGGTGAGAAGCTGTTGGGAGATTTAGCCCCGTCGGATGTAGGTGTGGATCTTATTCGTGAATGGATTGTTTCCCTGATGGATAAAGGTTATGCGCCTAATACGGTGAATCGAAAGTTGAGTTCTGTCCGGACATATTACAAGTATCTTTTAAAGAAAGGATTGGTGGCGGCAGATCCGTTACGGAGAGTAACAGGGCCGAAAAAAAAGAAACCGCTTCCTGTCTTTCTGAGAGAAGGTGAAGTGGATAGGTTGTTGGATGATGTCGACTTTGGAGAAAGGTTTGAAGGGTATCGCGACCGTTTGATTATCGAAATGTTTTATACGACAGGTATGAGGCTTTCGGAATTGATAGGGTTGGATGATAAAGATGTTGATTTTTCTGCTTCTCTTATTAAAGTGACCGGAAAACGGAATAAGCAACGTCTGATACCTTTTGATAAGGAACTGGGGCGTTCCATGCAGGAGTATGTCAATGTGCGGAATCAAGCATTGCCGGTTCGTTCGGATGCTTTTTTTGTCCGAAAGAATGGAGAAAGGCTTGGCCGCGGTATCGTAGCATATATTGTGAGACGAAACCTGTCAAAGGTAGTAACTGTAAAAAAAAGAAGTCCGCATGTGCTGAGGCATACCTTTGCAACGGCTATGCTGAACAATGGTGCTGATTTGAGCTCGATAAAAGAGCTGTTGGGGCATGAAAGTTTGGCGACTACGGAAGTTTATACGCATACTACTTTTGAAGAGCTTAAAAAAGTGTATAATCAGGCTCATCCTCGAGCCTAA
- the gltX gene encoding glutamate--tRNA ligase, translating to MTERKVRVRFAPSPTGALHIGGVRTALYNYLFARQHGGDLIFRIEDTDSNRFVPGAEKYILESFKWLGIPFDEGVSFGGEHGPYRQSERRDIYKKYVQVLLDAGKAYIAFDTPQELEAKRAEIANFQYDASTRMQMRNSLTMPKEEVDALIAEGRQYVVRFKIEPDEDVHVNDLIRGEVVINSSILDDKVLYKSADELPTYHLANIVDDHLMEVSHVIRGEEWLPSAPLHVLLYRAFGWEDTMPAFAHLPLLLKPEGNGKLSKRDGDRLGFPVFPLEWHDPKSGEVSSGYRESGYLPEAVINFLALLGWNPGNDQELMSMDELVKLFNLSHCSKSGAKFDYKKGIWFNHEYILQKSDEELAELFKPVLKEHGVDLGAYSDAFLTTVVSLVKGRVNFVKELWDQARFFFVAPKQYAEKDVKKRWSEDTPRIMTELMEVLRGIGDFSSKPSEDVVIGWITEKGYHMGNVMNAFRLAVVGECKGPHMFDITALLGKEETLARIQRAIDVLK from the coding sequence ATGACAGAAAGAAAAGTCAGAGTCCGTTTTGCCCCGAGTCCTACGGGGGCGTTGCACATCGGTGGTGTGCGCACTGCGTTGTATAATTATCTCTTTGCCCGTCAGCATGGAGGAGATTTGATTTTCCGCATTGAGGATACCGATTCCAACCGGTTTGTGCCGGGGGCGGAAAAATATATATTGGAGTCTTTCAAGTGGTTGGGCATTCCTTTTGACGAGGGTGTCAGCTTTGGTGGAGAACATGGTCCGTACCGTCAGTCCGAACGCCGCGACATATACAAGAAGTATGTACAGGTGTTGCTGGATGCCGGCAAGGCATATATCGCTTTCGATACTCCGCAGGAGCTGGAAGCCAAGCGTGCGGAGATTGCCAATTTCCAGTACGACGCTTCTACACGCATGCAGATGCGTAATTCGCTGACGATGCCCAAAGAGGAAGTGGACGCGCTGATTGCCGAAGGCAGGCAGTATGTGGTCCGTTTCAAGATAGAGCCGGACGAAGATGTGCATGTGAACGACTTGATACGTGGCGAGGTCGTGATAAACTCGTCTATCCTTGACGATAAGGTGCTTTACAAATCGGCGGACGAATTGCCTACCTATCACCTGGCAAATATTGTGGATGACCATTTGATGGAAGTTTCCCACGTTATCCGCGGTGAAGAGTGGCTGCCTTCCGCTCCGCTGCATGTGCTGCTGTACCGTGCTTTCGGTTGGGAAGATACGATGCCGGCGTTCGCACACCTGCCGCTGTTGCTGAAGCCCGAAGGTAACGGTAAGCTCAGCAAGCGCGACGGCGACCGTCTGGGCTTCCCGGTATTTCCGCTGGAATGGCACGACCCCAAGTCGGGCGAAGTGTCTTCGGGCTATCGCGAATCGGGCTATCTGCCGGAAGCTGTTATCAATTTCCTTGCCTTGCTGGGCTGGAACCCGGGTAACGACCAGGAACTGATGTCGATGGATGAACTTGTAAAACTGTTCAATCTGAGTCATTGCAGCAAATCGGGCGCTAAGTTCGACTATAAGAAAGGTATCTGGTTTAACCATGAATATATTCTTCAGAAATCGGACGAGGAGCTTGCGGAACTTTTCAAGCCGGTACTGAAAGAGCACGGTGTAGACCTTGGTGCATACAGCGATGCGTTCCTTACTACGGTAGTCTCCCTGGTAAAGGGTCGCGTCAACTTCGTGAAGGAACTGTGGGATCAGGCACGTTTCTTCTTTGTTGCTCCTAAGCAGTATGCCGAGAAGGATGTGAAGAAACGTTGGTCGGAAGATACTCCGCGCATCATGACGGAATTGATGGAAGTGCTTCGGGGCATTGGAGATTTTTCCTCTAAACCGTCGGAAGATGTAGTTATCGGCTGGATTACGGAGAAAGGATATCACATGGGTAATGTGATGAATGCTTTCCGGCTGGCTGTGGTAGGAGAGTGTAAAGGGCCGCATATGTTCGATATTACCGCATTGTTGGGCAAAGAAGAGACGCTTGCCCGCATACAGCGTGCCATCGACGTTCTGAAATAA
- a CDS encoding HD family phosphohydrolase, translating into MNYFKGKNKEFSFRDLIYKALIFIGTVGVIVYFLPRDGKFNYQFDIDKPWKYGQLMATFDFPIYKDDQVVKKEQDSILASFQPYFQLDKSTGKEALKKLKNDYQTHLRDILPSSDYIRHIEKILSEVYRAGILSTEELARLHKDSTSAVMVIDDKLANQRSIDKLYSVKQAYAYLLTADTIHYRPNILRQCSLNEYLSPNLTYDARRTETAKEEILDNYSWANGIVLSGQKIIDRGEIVSRETYNILESLRKESIQRSESIGQKQLMLAGQILYVGIFILCFMLYLDLFRKDYYNRKGNLALLFTLIMFYCVVTAVMVTNNIFNVYIIPYAMLPVIIRVFLDSRTAFLTQVVTILICSICLRYPHEFILLQLTAGLVAIFSLRELSQRSQLFRTAILVILTYAAVYFAFELITENDLSKLNGSMYTYFVINGVLLLFTYPLLFLVEKTFGFTSNVTLVELSNINNSLLRRMSETVPGTFQHSMQVANLAAEAANRIGANSQLVRTGALYHDIGKMENPAFFTENQSGGVNPHKNLGYEQSAQVVIGHVTDGLKLAEKNNLPKVIKDFITTHHGRGKTKYFYISWKNEHPGEEPDNESFTYPGPNPFSKEQAILMMADSVEAASRSLPEYTEESISNLVDKIIDSQVEEGYFRECPVTFKDIATVKAVFKEKLKTIYHTRISYPELKKQDL; encoded by the coding sequence ATGAACTATTTCAAAGGTAAAAACAAAGAGTTCTCGTTCAGAGATTTGATATACAAGGCACTTATTTTTATAGGTACGGTGGGAGTTATTGTCTATTTCCTGCCGAGAGACGGTAAGTTTAATTACCAGTTTGACATTGACAAACCCTGGAAGTACGGGCAACTGATGGCAACCTTCGACTTCCCCATCTACAAAGACGACCAAGTCGTAAAAAAAGAACAAGACAGCATCCTGGCCTCTTTCCAACCCTATTTCCAATTGGACAAGAGCACCGGGAAAGAGGCGCTCAAGAAACTGAAGAACGACTATCAGACTCATCTGCGCGACATTCTGCCCTCTTCCGATTACATCCGCCATATCGAAAAAATACTATCCGAAGTGTACCGGGCGGGCATCCTTTCCACTGAAGAACTTGCCCGGCTGCACAAAGACAGCACATCTGCCGTCATGGTGATAGACGACAAGCTTGCCAACCAACGGAGCATCGACAAACTCTACTCCGTAAAGCAGGCATATGCCTACCTGCTTACGGCCGACACCATACACTATCGTCCGAACATACTCCGGCAGTGTTCCCTCAACGAATATCTCTCTCCCAACCTCACCTACGATGCCCGGCGGACAGAGACCGCCAAGGAAGAAATCCTCGACAACTATTCATGGGCAAACGGCATTGTACTGAGCGGGCAGAAAATCATCGACCGCGGCGAGATAGTGAGCCGGGAGACCTACAATATCCTCGAAAGCCTGCGCAAAGAGTCCATCCAGCGCAGCGAGTCCATCGGCCAGAAACAACTGATGCTGGCAGGGCAGATTCTGTATGTCGGCATCTTCATATTGTGCTTCATGCTTTATCTCGACCTCTTCCGCAAAGATTATTACAACCGCAAAGGCAACCTCGCGCTGCTTTTCACCCTTATCATGTTCTATTGTGTGGTAACGGCCGTTATGGTAACAAACAATATATTCAACGTATACATCATTCCCTATGCCATGCTGCCCGTCATTATCCGCGTGTTTCTTGACTCACGGACAGCCTTTCTCACACAGGTCGTCACAATACTGATTTGTTCCATCTGCCTGCGCTATCCGCACGAGTTCATCCTGCTGCAACTAACGGCAGGTTTGGTTGCGATTTTCAGTTTGAGAGAATTATCGCAACGCTCGCAGTTGTTCCGCACGGCTATCCTGGTGATTCTGACTTATGCAGCCGTTTATTTCGCTTTTGAACTGATAACGGAAAACGACCTTTCCAAACTGAACGGCAGTATGTACACCTACTTCGTGATAAACGGCGTATTGCTGCTTTTCACGTATCCGTTGCTTTTCCTGGTGGAAAAGACCTTCGGCTTCACTTCGAATGTTACTCTGGTGGAATTGTCCAACATCAACAACAGTTTGCTGCGGCGCATGTCGGAAACCGTACCCGGCACATTCCAGCATTCCATGCAGGTAGCCAACCTCGCAGCCGAAGCAGCCAACCGCATCGGCGCAAACAGCCAGCTGGTGCGTACAGGCGCTTTATACCATGACATCGGCAAAATGGAGAATCCGGCATTCTTTACCGAAAACCAGTCGGGCGGTGTCAATCCGCACAAGAATCTCGGTTACGAGCAGAGTGCGCAGGTCGTCATCGGACATGTAACGGACGGATTGAAACTGGCCGAGAAGAACAACCTGCCTAAAGTCATCAAGGATTTCATTACTACTCACCACGGTAGGGGAAAGACTAAATACTTCTACATATCCTGGAAAAACGAGCATCCCGGCGAGGAACCCGACAACGAGTCATTCACCTATCCCGGTCCCAACCCTTTCAGCAAGGAGCAAGCCATCCTGATGATGGCGGATTCCGTAGAGGCAGCCTCGCGCAGCCTGCCCGAATATACGGAAGAGAGCATCAGCAACCTGGTAGACAAGATTATCGATTCGCAGGTGGAGGAAGGTTATTTCAGGGAGTGCCCCGTCACGTTCAAGGACATAGCAACGGTAAAAGCCGTTTTCAAAGAAAAATTGAAAACCATCTACCACACCCGCATCAGTTACCCGGAACTTAAAAAGCAAGACCTATGA
- the hpf gene encoding ribosome hibernation-promoting factor, HPF/YfiA family, which yields MIVRIQSIHFDASEQLQAFIQKKAAKLEKFYDDIEKVEVSLKVVKPETAENKEAGVKVLVPNGELYANKVCDTFEEAVDLCLEALEKQLVKYKEKQRSK from the coding sequence ATGATAGTTAGAATTCAATCGATTCACTTTGATGCGTCAGAGCAGTTGCAGGCTTTTATTCAGAAGAAAGCTGCTAAATTGGAGAAATTTTACGATGATATAGAGAAAGTAGAGGTGTCATTAAAGGTAGTTAAACCGGAAACAGCCGAAAATAAAGAAGCCGGGGTGAAAGTATTGGTGCCCAACGGTGAGCTTTATGCGAATAAGGTTTGTGATACGTTTGAAGAAGCAGTGGATCTTTGTCTGGAAGCTTTGGAAAAACAGCTGGTTAAATACAAGGAAAAACAACGAAGTAAATAA
- a CDS encoding 3-deoxy-D-manno-octulosonic acid transferase, with translation MFYNLAIILYDIAVHLVAPFSRKPRKMMKGHWVVYELLRQQLEKDARYIWFHAASLGEFEQGRPLIEKIRAKYPDYRILLTFFSPSGYEVRKNYRGADIVCYLPFDKPRNVRKFLDLVNPCMAFFIKYEFWKNYLDELHKRRIPVYSVSSIFRRGQIFFKWYGGTYRNVLRNFDHIFVQNERSKRYLAKIGINRVTVVGDTRFDRVLQIREEAKDLPLVELFKNNTMTFVAGSSWQPDEDLFIEYFNQHPEVKLIIAPHVIDENHLVEIIRKLKRPYVRYTRADEKNVRKADCLIIDCFGLLSSIYRYGEIAYIGGGFGVGIHNTLEAAVYGIPVIFGPKYQKFQEAVQLLEAKGGFSVKSYEELKALLDRMLEDESFLRETGTNAGTYVTGNAGATDKVLGMINF, from the coding sequence ATGTTTTATAATTTAGCAATAATACTCTATGATATTGCGGTGCACCTGGTGGCTCCTTTCAGCCGTAAACCGCGGAAGATGATGAAGGGGCACTGGGTCGTGTACGAACTTCTTCGGCAGCAGCTGGAGAAGGATGCGCGTTATATCTGGTTTCACGCTGCCTCTTTGGGAGAGTTTGAACAGGGACGCCCGCTGATTGAGAAGATACGTGCCAAATATCCGGATTATCGTATTTTGCTGACATTCTTTTCGCCGTCGGGCTATGAAGTGCGCAAGAACTACCGGGGGGCGGATATCGTGTGTTATCTGCCTTTCGACAAACCGCGCAATGTGAGGAAGTTTCTTGACTTGGTGAATCCCTGCATGGCGTTTTTTATCAAGTATGAGTTTTGGAAGAACTACCTGGATGAGTTGCATAAGCGCCGCATCCCCGTTTATAGCGTGTCTTCCATCTTTCGCCGCGGGCAGATTTTCTTTAAATGGTACGGCGGTACGTATAGGAACGTGCTGCGCAACTTCGACCACATCTTCGTGCAGAACGAGCGCTCCAAGCGTTATCTGGCGAAGATTGGCATCAACCGGGTGACTGTGGTGGGGGATACCCGTTTTGACCGCGTGCTTCAAATTCGGGAAGAGGCTAAAGACTTGCCTTTGGTTGAGTTGTTCAAGAACAATACGATGACTTTTGTTGCCGGAAGTTCCTGGCAGCCCGACGAGGATTTGTTTATCGAATACTTTAATCAGCATCCGGAAGTAAAGCTGATTATCGCTCCGCATGTAATCGACGAAAATCATTTGGTAGAGATAATCCGTAAGCTGAAGCGGCCGTATGTGCGTTATACCCGTGCCGACGAAAAGAATGTCCGTAAGGCGGATTGCCTGATAATAGACTGCTTCGGCCTGCTTTCCTCCATCTATCGCTATGGAGAGATTGCCTATATCGGCGGCGGGTTCGGAGTGGGTATCCATAATACGTTGGAAGCTGCCGTATATGGCATTCCGGTAATCTTTGGACCGAAGTACCAGAAATTCCAGGAAGCCGTTCAGCTCCTGGAGGCAAAAGGCGGGTTCTCTGTCAAGAGTTATGAAGAACTGAAAGCGTTGCTCGACCGTATGCTGGAAGATGAAAGCTTCTTGCGCGAGACCGGTACGAATGCGGGGACTTATGTAACCGGTAATGCCGGAGCAACGGACAAAGTTTTGGGCATGATAAACTTTTAG
- the tuf gene encoding elongation factor Tu, with protein MAKEKFERTKPHVNIGTIGHVDHGKTTLTAAITTVLGKKGFSEVKSFDQIDNAPEEKERGITINTSHVEYETANRHYAHVDCPGHADYVKNMVTGAAQMDGAIIVVAATDGPMPQTREHILLARQVNVPRLVVFMNKCDMVDDPEMLELVEMEMRELLSAYEFDGDNTPFIQGSALGALNGVEKWEEKVMELMDACDNWIPLPPRDIDKPFLMPVEDVFSITGRGTVATGRIEAGVIHVGDEVEILGLGEDKKSVVTGVEMFRKLLDQGEAGDNVGLLLRGIDKNEIKRGMVLCKPGQIKPHSKFKASIYVLKKEEGGRHTPFHNKYRPQFYLRTMDCTGEISLPEGTEMVMPGDNVEITVELIYPVALNVGLRFAIREGGRTVGSGQITEILD; from the coding sequence ATGGCTAAAGAGAAATTCGAACGTACCAAACCGCACGTAAACATTGGTACAATTGGTCACGTAGACCACGGTAAAACCACGTTGACTGCTGCTATCACTACAGTATTAGGCAAGAAAGGTTTTTCTGAAGTAAAATCATTCGACCAGATTGACAACGCTCCTGAAGAAAAGGAAAGAGGTATTACTATCAATACTTCACACGTTGAGTATGAAACAGCTAATCGTCACTATGCTCACGTAGACTGTCCGGGTCACGCCGACTACGTTAAGAACATGGTAACAGGTGCTGCTCAGATGGATGGTGCTATCATCGTGGTTGCTGCAACCGATGGTCCGATGCCTCAAACTCGTGAACACATCCTGTTGGCTCGTCAGGTAAACGTTCCTAGACTGGTTGTGTTTATGAACAAGTGCGATATGGTAGATGATCCTGAAATGCTGGAACTTGTTGAAATGGAAATGCGTGAACTGCTTTCAGCTTACGAATTCGATGGTGACAACACTCCTTTCATCCAGGGTTCTGCTCTTGGTGCATTGAACGGTGTTGAAAAGTGGGAAGAAAAAGTAATGGAATTGATGGATGCTTGCGACAATTGGATTCCATTGCCTCCGCGTGATATTGATAAACCGTTCCTGATGCCGGTTGAAGACGTATTCTCAATTACTGGTCGTGGTACTGTAGCTACAGGTCGTATCGAAGCTGGTGTTATCCATGTAGGTGACGAAGTTGAAATCCTCGGTTTGGGTGAAGACAAAAAGTCTGTTGTAACTGGTGTTGAAATGTTCCGCAAATTGCTGGATCAGGGTGAAGCCGGTGATAACGTAGGTTTGTTGCTCCGTGGTATCGATAAGAACGAAATCAAACGTGGTATGGTTCTTTGTAAGCCGGGTCAGATTAAACCTCACTCTAAGTTCAAAGCTTCTATCTATGTTTTGAAGAAAGAAGAAGGTGGTCGTCACACTCCGTTCCACAACAAATACCGTCCTCAGTTCTATCTGCGTACTATGGACTGTACAGGTGAAATTTCTCTTCCGGAAGGAACTGAAATGGTAATGCCTGGCGATAACGTAGAAATTACTGTAGAACTGATCT